In Candidatus Saganbacteria bacterium, a single window of DNA contains:
- a CDS encoding energy-coupling factor ABC transporter permease, whose translation MHIPDGFLDPKMSAGMMGAAAVALAYCMAKVRQAVTAVVPGKVMAAAGAGANKVLGGSRRVLTKIGEQKIYKMGMVASLVFAAQMFNFPVSNGTSGHLIGGVLAAVLLGPFAGTIVIATVLIMQSIFFADGGLFTLGANIINMAVVASFGCYYIYYFAKKIMPEWSAVAIASWVSVMLAAAMCSLQIGFSGAIALRTVFLAMIKVHAVIGIAEALITIAFIGVFRRLAGNEDAK comes from the coding sequence ATGCATATACCGGACGGTTTCTTAGACCCAAAAATGTCGGCGGGGATGATGGGTGCGGCGGCTGTGGCGCTTGCTTATTGTATGGCTAAGGTCAGGCAGGCGGTGACAGCAGTTGTTCCGGGAAAGGTCATGGCAGCTGCCGGAGCGGGAGCAAATAAAGTTCTCGGCGGAAGCCGGAGAGTTCTCACAAAGATCGGAGAACAAAAGATCTATAAGATGGGGATGGTAGCTTCTCTTGTGTTTGCGGCGCAGATGTTCAACTTTCCGGTAAGCAACGGAACTTCAGGTCATCTGATAGGTGGTGTGCTTGCGGCTGTACTTCTGGGGCCTTTCGCGGGAACAATAGTGATAGCAACGGTTTTAATAATGCAATCTATATTTTTTGCGGACGGCGGACTTTTTACGCTCGGAGCTAATATTATCAATATGGCGGTCGTAGCTTCGTTCGGGTGCTATTACATATATTATTTCGCCAAGAAAATTATGCCGGAGTGGAGCGCGGTGGCGATCGCTTCATGGGTGTCGGTGATGCTTGCGGCGGCGATGTGCTCGTTGCAGATCGGATTTTCAGGCGCCATCGCGTTAAGAACGGTTTTTTTGGCGATGATAAAAGTCCATGCGGTCATAGGAATAGCTGAAGCGCTCATTACAATAGCGTTCATAGGTGTTTTCAGGCGTCTTGCTGGTAATGAGGACGCAAAATGA
- a CDS encoding zinc ribbon domain-containing protein has protein sequence MPTYEYKCASCGKTFEEFQSIKDKPLKECNFCKGPVRRMIHAAGIVFKGSGFYVTDNTRDKKTAETYISPPKKKTEPKQADKK, from the coding sequence ATGCCAACATACGAATATAAATGCGCCTCATGCGGCAAGACCTTCGAGGAGTTCCAAAGCATAAAGGACAAGCCTTTAAAGGAGTGCAATTTCTGCAAGGGCCCCGTGAGGCGGATGATCCACGCGGCGGGGATAGTGTTCAAGGGATCGGGATTTTACGTGACGGATAATACCAGGGATAAGAAAACCGCTGAAACTTACATCTCTCCTCCCAAGAAAAAAACCGAACCAAAACAGGCGGATAAAAAATAA
- a CDS encoding PDGLE domain-containing protein yields the protein MKKIFWFSIAIAMLAAFFASTFPDGLDFTAEKLGFGKLAVERSSIMTRYCFPFIGSGIISTFIAGACGVVLTAGIFYFAGMYFRRINQR from the coding sequence ATGAAAAAGATATTCTGGTTTTCTATCGCCATAGCCATGCTTGCCGCTTTTTTTGCCTCAACATTTCCCGACGGGCTCGATTTTACCGCAGAGAAACTTGGATTTGGTAAACTGGCAGTCGAAAGATCTTCTATCATGACGAGATACTGCTTTCCGTTCATCGGCAGTGGGATTATCTCTACATTTATTGCCGGAGCCTGCGGGGTGGTCCTGACGGCCGGGATATTTTATTTTGCGGGAATGTATTTTCGAAGGATCAACCAACGATAG